In the genome of Nitrospira sp. MA-1, one region contains:
- the mtnP gene encoding S-methyl-5'-thioadenosine phosphorylase: protein MNIKRPSSPTQRAQIGIIGGSGLYEMDGFTNLKEVRMATPFGKPSDAIILGTFHGIRVAFLARHGRGHRTLPSAINYRANIHALKALGVTRVFSISAVGSMKESIRPGDFVLPDQFIDRTTQRDNTFFDQGIVAHVAFADPLCGTLSNVLEKASEGVSVTVHRPGTYLCIEGPQFSSRAESFLYRQWGVDVIGMTNIPEAKLAREAELCYATLALVTDYDCWHETEEAVSVGAILSIMHQNVETAKLVLRQALDLAKDLGPCSCQTALEHAVITPLKQMSPTLKKRYQLLLRRHLLSTTLHSKKRS from the coding sequence ATGAATATTAAGCGCCCATCCTCTCCTACCCAACGAGCTCAAATCGGGATAATTGGAGGCAGCGGACTCTATGAAATGGACGGATTCACCAACCTCAAAGAAGTCCGGATGGCAACCCCGTTTGGGAAACCTTCGGACGCCATAATTCTGGGAACCTTTCATGGCATACGCGTCGCCTTTTTGGCTCGCCACGGTCGAGGACACCGCACTCTCCCTTCCGCCATAAATTATCGCGCGAATATTCATGCCCTAAAAGCCCTTGGTGTGACGCGGGTATTTTCCATCAGTGCGGTGGGAAGCATGAAGGAATCCATTCGACCGGGGGATTTTGTTCTGCCTGATCAATTCATTGACCGAACCACTCAACGTGACAATACGTTTTTCGACCAGGGCATCGTCGCCCATGTCGCCTTCGCTGATCCCCTGTGTGGGACCTTATCGAATGTGCTAGAAAAGGCCAGCGAAGGAGTCTCCGTGACGGTGCACCGTCCTGGTACGTACCTCTGCATTGAAGGGCCACAATTCTCCAGTCGGGCGGAATCTTTTCTCTACCGGCAATGGGGTGTGGATGTTATTGGTATGACAAATATTCCGGAAGCCAAATTGGCTCGTGAAGCCGAACTGTGCTATGCCACCCTTGCGCTGGTCACGGATTATGATTGCTGGCATGAGACAGAAGAAGCCGTGTCCGTTGGAGCCATCTTATCCATCATGCATCAAAATGTCGAAACCGCAAAACTCGTCCTTCGGCAGGCACTCGATCTCGCAAAAGACCTAGGGCCTTGCTCGTGTCAGACCGCATTAGAACACGCCGTCATCACCCCGCTTAAACAAATGAGTCCGACCTTGAAAAAGCGGTATCAGCTTCTATTACGGCGTCATTTACTATCGACCACCTTACACTCCAAGAAAAGGTCCTAA